A single window of Silurus meridionalis isolate SWU-2019-XX chromosome 11, ASM1480568v1, whole genome shotgun sequence DNA harbors:
- the LOC124393309 gene encoding uncharacterized protein LOC124393309 isoform X1, producing the protein MPRGDFFIVMLLLWTLIGRGADGERVTGVLHGRVELHGRYGQSPDVDKVEWAKYPPDNSTRKLLFLVFKPNITTCMDPCRHIDFNLQNMSLILVNLTLEDEGTYEEKTTLKNNTVIYFNFTLSLLDGSNTTISSTPGSLTTSKVQVTVTEVYLNSTSSPFFDHLKHPVFLAGSSLAGLLVLCFIFIYICKRSRRRNMKPPSTEEAIYNEVTFVQEEAIPLSVNPLVVVYQDFIKPKDSHQFEQSEDFGYSTIPDVLERIQLSQPT; encoded by the exons ATGCCAAGAGGAGACTTTTTCATTGTGATGCTTCTTCTTTGGACATTAATTG GCAGGGGGGCTGATGGTGAGAGAGTGACTGGAGTGTTACATGGGAGAGTGGAGCTTCATGGACGTTATGGACAAAGTCCAGATGTGGACAAAGTGGAATGGGCTAAATATCCACCTGATAATTCAACAAGGAAATTGCTATTTCTGGTTTTTAAGCCAAACATTACTACATGCATGGATCCCTGCAGGCATATAGACTTTAATTTACAGAATATGAGTCTTATTCTGGTTAATTTGACACTAGAAGATGAAGGCACTTATGAGGAGAAAACTACACTGAAAAATAACacagttatatattttaatttcacGTTGTCTTTGCTGG ATGGATCCAACACCACTATCTCTTCTACTCCTGGCTCTCTGACCACATCAAAGGTGCAAGTCACGGTCACAG aAGTTTATCTAAACAGTACTAGTTCACCATTTTTTGATCATTTGAAACACCCTGTGTTCCTAGCTGGATCGTCCCTCGCTGGCCTGCTGGTTTTGTgcttcattttcatttacatctGCAAACGTTCCA ggCGTAGAAATATGAAACCGCCTTCAACGGAAG aagcGATTTACAACGAAGTCACATTTGttcag GAAGAAGCTATACCCCTGTCTGTGAACCCGTTGGTAGTTGTCTATCAAGACTTTATAAAACCAAAAGATTCCCATCAGTTCGAACAGTCAGAAGACTTTGGCTACTCCACCATTCCAGATGTTCTGGAGAGAATACAGCTTTCACAACCTACATAA
- the LOC124393309 gene encoding uncharacterized protein LOC124393309 isoform X2 produces MPRGDFFIVMLLLWTLIGRGADGERVTGVLHGRVELHGRYGQSPDVDKVEWAKYPPDNSTRKLLFLVFKPNITTCMDPCRHIDFNLQNMSLILVNLTLEDEGTYEEKTTLKNNTVIYFNFTLSLLDGSNTTISSTPGSLTTSKVQVTVTAGSSLAGLLVLCFIFIYICKRSRRRNMKPPSTEEAIYNEVTFVQEEAIPLSVNPLVVVYQDFIKPKDSHQFEQSEDFGYSTIPDVLERIQLSQPT; encoded by the exons ATGCCAAGAGGAGACTTTTTCATTGTGATGCTTCTTCTTTGGACATTAATTG GCAGGGGGGCTGATGGTGAGAGAGTGACTGGAGTGTTACATGGGAGAGTGGAGCTTCATGGACGTTATGGACAAAGTCCAGATGTGGACAAAGTGGAATGGGCTAAATATCCACCTGATAATTCAACAAGGAAATTGCTATTTCTGGTTTTTAAGCCAAACATTACTACATGCATGGATCCCTGCAGGCATATAGACTTTAATTTACAGAATATGAGTCTTATTCTGGTTAATTTGACACTAGAAGATGAAGGCACTTATGAGGAGAAAACTACACTGAAAAATAACacagttatatattttaatttcacGTTGTCTTTGCTGG ATGGATCCAACACCACTATCTCTTCTACTCCTGGCTCTCTGACCACATCAAAGGTGCAAGTCACGGTCACAG CTGGATCGTCCCTCGCTGGCCTGCTGGTTTTGTgcttcattttcatttacatctGCAAACGTTCCA ggCGTAGAAATATGAAACCGCCTTCAACGGAAG aagcGATTTACAACGAAGTCACATTTGttcag GAAGAAGCTATACCCCTGTCTGTGAACCCGTTGGTAGTTGTCTATCAAGACTTTATAAAACCAAAAGATTCCCATCAGTTCGAACAGTCAGAAGACTTTGGCTACTCCACCATTCCAGATGTTCTGGAGAGAATACAGCTTTCACAACCTACATAA